From a single Nematostella vectensis chromosome 3, jaNemVect1.1, whole genome shotgun sequence genomic region:
- the LOC116602164 gene encoding uncharacterized protein LOC116602164 codes for MCEMRFIVAFLLLMVIPADCAVCPDASLQKCLDLIPSTTACDVAKSWLHTQNSPVTAKICDQQRQSMEASCKSICPSVSCTACFQKVHKAVAECVDFFAKIQTSTSSCEVLKRNLIQHCTQPKICKACKNSFCQNGGSCHTGPTPHVISCKCPKGFTGIYC; via the exons ATGTGCGAAATGCGTTTCATTGTAGCCTTCTTGTTACTGATGGTGATTCCCGCAGATTGTGCG GTTTGCCCAGATGCATCTCTGCAAAAATGTCTGGATCTTATACCCTCTACAACTGCCTGCGACGTAGCCAAGAGCTGGCTACATACACAAAACAGCCCTGTTACAGCGAAGATTTGTGATCAACAGAGACAATCCATGGAGGCCTCTTGCAAGagcatctgtccatcag TGTCTTGTACAGCATGTTTCCAAAAGGTCCACAAAGCTGTGGCCGAATGCGTCGATTTCTTTGCCAAGATACAGACATCTACAAGTAGCTGCGAAGTTCTCAAGAGAAATCTTATTCAGCATTGTACACAACCAAAAATATGCAAGG CATGTAAAAACTCGTTTtgtcaaaatggcggctcgTGCCACACAGGCCCCACTCCCCACGTGATTTCGTGCAAATGCCCCAAAGGGTTCACGGGAATCTATTGTTAG
- the LOC125561390 gene encoding uncharacterized protein LOC125561390: protein MQYHQCRCDAKHQCKNGGTCVGKNTCSCSRDYTGPQCSRRRLGTAINPAPNAKAILDAGDSGGSGLYWIQPPGEPSPALTYCDMDYQGGGWMLASYGFVHATSTSPLNKAIPNMNNPMGYLWEPEARASSNGLVNLTHGAVMMARAANHMIMAAGGNPSTGGIDSYSYVWSIDLRQNKIYNITFANHNRFNGATGSNGIPQMHLAEFVVQGLKGETGKYVRYALAESLGATWGDSYPTGYGFVNVGVEFGTITQGPFFPSVHSGDGGSNMNYQNKIFQPDVPRGSETYVHKGWYSATATDKIGQTSIWFK, encoded by the exons ATGCAATACCATCAAT GTCGTTGCGACGCCAAACATCAATGTAAGAATGGCGGCACATGCGTTGGTAAGAACACGTGCTCATGCTCACGTGATTATACTGGGCCCCAGTGCAGTCGCCGTCGCCTCGGCACAGCAATCAACCCCGCACCTAACGCTAAAGCCATCTTGGATGCTGGAGATAGCGGAGGAAGTGGTCTGTATTGGATCCAACCTCCTGGAGAACCTAGCCCTGCGTTGACATACTGTGACATGGATTACCAAG GAGGAGGGTGGATGTTAGCTAGCTACGGATTTGTTCATGCCACATCAACCAGTCCACTAAACAAAGCAATACCAAACATGAATAACCcaatgggttacctgtgggaACCTGAGGCGCGCGCAAGCTCCAACGGCCTGGTGAACCTTACACACGGAGCAGTCATGATGGCACGTGCGGCGAACCACATGATCATGGCAGCAGGGGGTAATCCTAGTACAGGCGGTATTGACAGCTATTCATACGTCTGGAGTATCGATCTTCGGCAGAATAAAATCTACAATATAACATTCGCAAACCACAATCGCTTCAATGGTGCGACTGGTAGCAATGGGATACCCCAGATGCATCTCGCGGAGTTCGTGGTGCAAGGACTCAAAGGGGAGACTGGGAAATACGTAAG ATACGCCCTAGCGGAATCTCTTGGCGCCACTTGGGGCGACTCGTACCCTACAGGATATGGCTTTGTCAATGTTGGAGTTGAGTTTGGTACCATCACACAGGGACCATTCTTCCCGAGTGTTCATTCTGGCGATGGAGGTAGTAATATGAACTACCAGAACAAGATCTTCCAACCGGATGTGCCACGCGGAAGCGAGACGTATGTACATAAAGGCTGGTACTCCGCAACTGCGACGGACAAGATAGGACAGACCTCGATTTGGTTCAAGTAG